The nucleotide window TCAATGAGCTTCTCCGGACTCGGTATTCGGCCGTCCCAAGATCTGTGGAGAAATCTCTTTATATCCCATACGCCGTCTTCAACACGTGCATCGGGTGGACCGGCCGCTTGCCCGTCCCGTGCTGCACCTGGTTTGCGGCCAGTGGGCAATCGCTCACATACAGGTCCGCTTCGGACTCCTTCATATCGGCGAAGAGCTTTTGGCCGTAGTGGAGCGAGACCTTGTGCGAAGCCTTCTTCACGCCCCAGGTGCCGTCGTGGGCTGAGCACTTCTCGATGCGCTCCACCTCCGCGCCGGGGATAAGCTCCATCAGGTCCGCGCTCTTCTGCCCCATGAACTGCGCCCGCGTGTGGCACGGCACATGGTAGGCGATCTTCCCTATCTTGTTTCGGAAGTCCGTCTTCAGCCCGCCGCTTGGGCGGAGCTTCCACAAGTATTCCGCGATATCGAAGGTGTGCTCCGCCACCAGTTTCGCCTCCGCCGATTCGTCCAGCAACGGGTACTCCTTCTTCAGCATGTAGCCGCACGTCGGCTGCGGCGCGATGACGTCATACCCCTCGCGCACGAGCTTTGCCAGGTGCTCCACGTTGAACTTCAATTTCTTCTCCGTCTGCTCCAGCGCTCCCACGTCCAGGTACGGCATGCCGCAGCACTGCTGCTCGCCTACCTGCACGCGGATGTTGTTGTGCGCCAGTACTTCCACGGAGGCGATGGCGATAGCCGGGTCGTTGTAGTTCAGGGTGCAGGTGTAAAAGAAGGCGACCTTCTTGGCCTCCGCGCTCACCTTGGCGTTCAGCTTCGCGCCGTTCCTGCGCCACCAGGAGGCGAAGGTCCGGGAGGCGAACTTCGGAAGCGTGGCGTCACGATGGACTCCCGCAACCTTCTCCATCACGAAGCGGATGGGGCGCACGCCGTTCCCCATGTTGGCCATCGGCGCCGTCATGCTGCCGAACTTCCCCACAAGGTCCGTGTTCGCCAGCAGGTGCTCCCGGATGCCCACGCCCTCTTTCTTCGCGTTCACCAGCCGCGCCCTTGCGAAGAGCCGGGGCACATCCAGGTTCAGCTCGTGCGGCGGCGTGTAGGGGCACCGGATGTAGCAGAGCTTGCACTGATAGCACTGGTCCTCGACGGGCCGCAGGTCATCCCTGGTGATCTGCTTGAACTCCCCATCCACGGAGTCCGTCAGGTCAAAGAGCGTGGGGAAGGCCGGGCAGAAGTTGAAGCAGAGGCGACAGCCGTGGCAGACATCGAACTGGCGGCGCTCCTCCTGCAGGAGAGACGATTCGTCCCAGAACTCAGGGTTGTGGACATCGAGCTTGTGTTTGAGCGGCATGGCAGTCCTACAAAAACGCCCCTCCGGATTCTGCCGGAGGGGCGTGCATTCGAGCCTTCGTCTAATGGGGCTTAGATCGCCTCCGAGGGCTCCTTGCCCGAAATCTTCTTCAGTCCCTGGCCGAAGCGTCCGGCGTGCGACTTCTCGGCGCGGGCCAGCGTCTCGAACCACTCGGCCAGTTCAGCAAAGCCCTCCGTCCGCGCCGTCTTGGCGAAGCCGGGGTACATCTCGCTGAACTCGTAGGTCTCGCCTGCCACCGCGGCCTTCAGGTTCTTCTCCGTATTGCCGATGGACTCCCCAGTGGCCGGGTCGCCCACGCTCTTCAGGTAGTCCAGGTGGCCGAAGGCATGGCCCGTCTCCGCCTCGGCCGTATCGCGGAAGAGGCCGCCGATGTCCGGGTAGCCTTCGATGTCCGCCTGCCGCGCGAAGTAGAGGTAGCGGCGGTTCGCCTGGGACTCCCCGGCAAACGCGCCCTTGAGGTTGTCAAAGCTCTTGCTGCCTTTTAGTGACTTTGCCATCGCAGTCGCTCCTTGTTGAGAACGATTATCTTTTAGGAGGGGCTTTCCCCGCCGCCGATATTATGCCTATCGGTGCGTGCCTCTGCAAGACTATGCATCTTAGGGGTGCCCAGGGGACGAAAAAGCCCTCCGGCCTCAGGCCGGAGGGCTGTGTGCGGACGGATGCCTACGGGCTGCCTACGAGGCGGCGACGAAGATACGGATGAGGATCACCAGGATCAGGAGGATCCCAAAGCCGCACAGGACGCTCCAGAGCTGGCTATCCAGCGGGTTCTTCATCCCCTTCTTTGCGGGGGCGGGCGCTGCAGGTTTGTTCTGTTGTGCCATTAGTCGTTGCTCCTTGTCTACTTTGCCCACAGGCTGGTGAGATGCCGGGCCACGATCATGAAGAAGAGCATCGGGATGGAGAGCATCAGGTTTGTGCGTGAAGCCAACAGCGCGTTGCGCGTCCACTTCGGCTGCTCGGGCGGGGCCGGCTTGCCCTCCTTGAGCGTGGCCGTCGTGGCGGCGATCACCTTCTTCTGGTTCGGCCAGATGATGAACCAGACGTTGTAGGCCATGATGAGACCTAACGCTCCGCCGAAGGCGATGGCGCGGAACTGGAAGCTCTTGTAATAGTCGTTGCCCTTGATCGCGCCCATCGAAAAGATGTACGCCAGACCGAACAGCACCGTCGCCAGCGCCGCGTACCGGAAGAAGAGCAGCGCGCGAGGCACCAGGATCATGATGACGTTCTGTCGCACCGGACCCTCGAACTTCGCGAACGAAGGCACCTGGACGAAGTTGAAGTAGTAGAGAAGACCGATCCAGAGGATGCCCGCGAAAATATGCCCGAACCGCAAGATATACAGCCAGGCTTCTTCTGCTCCACTGCCGTTCATCTATTGACCCTCCATAAATGGCTCGAAATTCGTGTGCATATTGCTACCCGGCAAAACTTTTGTCAATTCCCCGTATTGTCGGCTTTCGTCACTCTGTTAGACATAACATGGGTTTCATGTATCAAAAATAGGGAGTCCGACTGCCGGGGTTCCCGCGGGTCGGTCGCGAGCGTCGCTACCGTACCGTGATCTTCCCGGTCATCCCCGCGCCTTCATGCCCGGGAACCGTGCAGATGAACTTGAACTCTCCCGCCTTCGTGAAGGTGAAGCGCTCCGTCCGAGGTTTGCCCGGGGAGTCTACATCCCAGTGGATGTTCAGGTCCCTCACCGTGAAATCATGGTTGATATCGGCGGTGCGCAGGCGGAACTCGATTACATCGCCCGTCTTGAACGAGAGGTTGTTCGGCTCGAACTTGAAGTTCTTCAACGTGACGGCGGCAACGGCCGTGACTCCTGTTGGCGGCGGGATCGGTGTCGCCGTCGGGCCGTCGTCATCGCCGCCGCTGCACGCTGTGAGCGCGAGGGCGGCGGCTGAAGCCGCGAAAAGCTTAAGGCTGAGGGCAGGTCTGCTGGGCATGGCAATGGCTCCTTGAGATTCTAGCTGGCGGAGTGCAGGGTCCAGCCGATTATTATAGGGGATGCGAGGGGGACTGAGCGGCGCTAGACCTTCCCCAGCGCCCCCTTCCTTCGTAACTCCTCTATCGCCTTGGCCGTGTACCCTGCCTCCCGCAGTACCTCTTCTGTGTGCTGTCCCTGCATGGGGGAGTGCCTGCGGATGGACGGCGGATTCCGTGAAAGCCGCACCGCAGGGCTCATCATCAGCGTGCGCCCTGCCGTCGGGTGGCTGATCTCCGTCATCATGCCGTTCGCCACCACCTGCGGCTGGGTGGGCACCTGCTCCCGCTCCACCACGGGCGCGCACGGCACGTCGTGCTCCTCCAGGCGCTTCAGCCACTCGTCCCGGGGCTTGGACGCGAACGTCTCTATGAGGATCTCCAGCAGCTGCTGGTTGTTGTCCGCCCGGAGTTGTGCCGAGGCGAAGGCCGGATCCTTGGTCAGATGCTCCAGGTCCAGCGCCTTGCACAGCTTCACCCATTCTTTCTCGCTCAGCGCCACGGGGATGATCCACTGGCCGTCCTGGCACCGATACATCCCAAAGACCGATTGCGTCATCGGCGCGCGCTGCACGCCCTCCTCCGCCTCCGGCTTCACCAGGTCCACCATCTGCATCGCGATCGCCGCCTGCAGCAGCGAGGTCTCCACCTTCTGCCCCTTCCCCGTCCGGCTCCGCTCGATGAGCGCCAGCACCACCCCGTACGCGATGAGCATCGGCGTCGAGCAATCGGCCACCCACACGCCGGAGGAGAGCGGCGTTCCATCGGGCAGGCGGCGGTGCAGCATCCCGCTCTGCGCCTGGATAAGAAGATCGTACCCGGCGCGCTTGGCATGCGGCCCCTCTTTGCCGTAAGCCGTCAGCTCAACGTAGATGAGCCTCTTGTTCTCCCGGGAAAGCTCTTCGTAGTCCAGGCCCAGGCGCTTGGCCACTCCAGGCCGGTAGTTGTGGATCAGCACGTCCGTCTGGGAGGCCAGGCGCTTCGCCACTGCTCGTCCCTCCGCCTTTCCTAGGTCCAGCGCCATGCCGCGCTTGTTCCGGTTCACCACCAGGAATGACGGGCTCTCATTGCCCAGTTTCGGGTGTGTGAACAGCCGTCGCGAGGTGTCTCCCTCAGGCGGCTCGATCTTGATGACCTCCGCCCCCTGGTCGCCCAGGTGCATGGAGGCGGCAGGCCCCGCCCACATAGAGGCAAGGTCAAGGACTTTGATCCCGTCAAGAACGTGGCTCATCGGCGCTTCTCCTATGAGGAAGTTTCGATATTCTACTTCCCTTTGTCGCGATGCAGCTTTTGGCCCGGCTGATCGCGGTCTTGACTCCAGTGGTATCGTCACTGGGCCATGGGCCGTCTCCAGGTTTGTGGCAGGCAAGTTTTCGGCGGAGAAGTCGAAAGAAATACCGAGAAGCGTCGGACGTTCGCGCCGATACACGGCAGAGGAGATGATTCGTGATGAAATTCGGATTGCTCTTTGAGCTGCAGGTGCCCAAACCTTGGAACGCGCGCAGCGACTTCGAGATATTCCACCAGGCCGCCGATCAAGCCGTTCTCGCCGAGCAGATGGGCTTCGAGTACATCTGGGCCGTCGAGCATCACTTCCTGGAGCAGTTCGCCCATTGCGCCGCCCCCGAAGTCTGGCTCGGCCACCTCTCCGCGCGCACCAGCGCCGTCCGCCTCGGCTTCGGCGTCATCCTCACTGAGCGCCAGATCAACCACCCGGTGCGCATCGCCGAGCGCGTTGCCGTGCTGGACATCATGTCCAACGGCCGTGTGGACTGGCGAACCGGGCGCGCCTCTAACCCCTACCAGCTTGAGCCCTTCGGCGTGAACCTCGGCGAGACGCGCCAGGAGTGGGAAGAGGTTATCGAGATTGTGCCCAAGATGTGGACCCAGAACACCTTCAGCCACAAAGGCCGCTTCTGGGACATCCACGAGCGGAACGTCGTCCCCAAGCCCATCCAGAAGCCGCACCCGCCCGTCTGGGTCGCGGCCCAGCAGCCCGCCACTTTTGATCTCGCGGGCCGCAAGGGCATAGGCGCCCTCTGCTTCGCGGTGGGCGTGCCTGGAGAGCTGGAAGAGCGCATCAAGTCGTACAAAAAGGCCATCGAAACGGCGCCGGAGCAGGTCGGCCTGGTGAAGAACAACCACTGCGCTACCTTCACCATCGCCTATTGCGATGAGAGCGACCAGGCGGCCCGCGAGCTGGCCGGGCCCCAGGCCATGTGGTATCTCGATACTATCGAAGGCATCTACGGCCCGGTGTGGAAGGCCAAGAACCTCAGCGAAGTGCCCGATAGCTATAAGTGGCACGCCACCAACAATACCCCCGGCGAGCAGACGATGACCAAAGTCGGCAAGGACTACAACACCTTCATTAACAACGGCTCCTTCGCCATCGGCAACCCGGACAATATGATCAAGACGCTCGAAGGCTATGAGGCCGCCGGCGCCGACCAGGTGATCCTTTTCATGCAGGCTGGGCGCATGTCCCATGACAAGCTGATGCGATCCCTCAAGCTCATCGGGAAATACGTCCTGCCGCACTTCCAGGAGAAGGCGAAAAAGAAGCAGGCGGCCAAGGCCGCGCGGTAACCTACGCTTTCGCCGCCGCCAGCTCCCGCTCCAGCTCCGCCACGTCCCTCTGCGCCAGGTTGAAGTACTTGGCGTCCGGGTGGTGCAGCACCATCGCGCTCACGGAGCTCTCCGGGTCCATCATGGAGCCCTCCGTCAGGTGTGCCTGGATCTGCCTGCTCACGTCCAGCAGGCGGAAGAGCTGCGACTGGTCCTCCAGCCGCGGGCAGGCGGGATACCCGAAGGAGTAACGCTTCCCTTGGTAGTGGGCCTTGAACAGCGCTTCCTTCGTGATGCCCGCCGGGTCGCCGATCCCCCAGGCCTTGCGGAGCTGCTGGTGCAGCAGCTCCGCGAAGCCTTCTGCGCCCTCAAGCGCTAGAACTTGAAGGATGTGGCTCGCCAGGAAATCGCCCTTATTCTTCCACTCCTCCGCCAGGGCGCGCACATTCCCCGTCACCGTGGTGACGAACATCACGATATAGTCCATGCGCCCCGATTCCCTGGGCGCGATGTAGTCCACCAGGCTCAGCAGGTCGCCTTCGCTCTGGCGGCCGAAGATGAACGACTCCAAGACCCGCTTGCCGTCCGGCTCGGCGTAGATGAGGAGCCGCTGGCCGTCCGCCTGGGCTGGGAAGAATTTGAAGACGGCGTCCGCGTGGATATCCTTCCGCGCCAGCATCGCCTCCTCCACCTTGCGCACGGCCTTCTGCAGCTCCAGCGCCTTCGCCTCGCCCTGGGCTAGCGCCTCCGGGAAGCGGCCCTTGTAGCCCAGGTGGCGAACGTACAGCATCATCGGGTTGATGAAGGAGAAGATCTCGTTCAGGTCATAGTTGCGGAGCACGTGCAGCTTCAGGTCCGGCGGCTTGGGGATGGGCGCATCCTGGCGCACGGCCCCCGAGCGCGCCGCGAACGGCCGCCCGGGCGTCGGTGCGACTTTTACCGCGCCGTCTGCGGCGCGGAACTCTTCGCTCAGCGCGTCAAGCTGCGCCTTGATCTTGGGTTGTTGTCCCTTGTCCAGCACCCGGTTCGCCAGGGCCAGGCCGTCCATGGCGTCCTTGGCGTAGGCCACGATGCCATCGTAGGCCGGGGCGATGCGCAGGTGCGTGAACTTGTTCGTCAGCGCCGCGCCGCCCACCAGGATGGGGCACGCCACGCCCGCCGCCTTCAGGTCTTGCGCCGTCTCCACCATCATCTGGGCCGATTTCACCAGCAGTCCGGAAAGGCCGATGGCGTCCGGCTTGTGCTGGTGATAGGCCTCGATGATCTGCTGGGGCGGCACCTTGATGCCCAGGTTCACCACCTGGTAGCCGTTGTTGCCCAGGATGATCTCCACCAGGTTCTTCCCGATGTCGTGGACGTCTCCCTTCACCGTGGCCAGGAGGATCTTGCCCCTGCCCGCGCTCTGGCTCTTCTCCATGTGCGGTTCCAGGTGCGCCACCGCCGCCTTCATCGCCTCCGCCGATTGCAGCACCTCCGCCACGATGAGGCGGTTTTCGTTGAAGAGCCGCCCCACTTCATCCATGCCCTTCATCAGCGGGCCGTTGATGATATCCAGGGGCCTGCGCTCCTTGAGCGCCAGGTCCAGGTCGGCCGTCAGGCCGTCCTTGGAGCCTTCCAGGATGTAGGAGGACAGGCGCTCGTCCAGGGAGAGGCTCGATTTCGGCTTGCCCGCCGCCGTCTCCTTGCGGTCGCGGAAG belongs to Chloroflexota bacterium and includes:
- a CDS encoding anaerobic glycerol-3-phosphate dehydrogenase subunit C — its product is MPLKHKLDVHNPEFWDESSLLQEERRQFDVCHGCRLCFNFCPAFPTLFDLTDSVDGEFKQITRDDLRPVEDQCYQCKLCYIRCPYTPPHELNLDVPRLFARARLVNAKKEGVGIREHLLANTDLVGKFGSMTAPMANMGNGVRPIRFVMEKVAGVHRDATLPKFASRTFASWWRRNGAKLNAKVSAEAKKVAFFYTCTLNYNDPAIAIASVEVLAHNNIRVQVGEQQCCGMPYLDVGALEQTEKKLKFNVEHLAKLVREGYDVIAPQPTCGYMLKKEYPLLDESAEAKLVAEHTFDIAEYLWKLRPSGGLKTDFRNKIGKIAYHVPCHTRAQFMGQKSADLMELIPGAEVERIEKCSAHDGTWGVKKASHKVSLHYGQKLFADMKESEADLYVSDCPLAANQVQHGTGKRPVHPMHVLKTAYGI
- a CDS encoding rubrerythrin; protein product: MAKSLKGSKSFDNLKGAFAGESQANRRYLYFARQADIEGYPDIGGLFRDTAEAETGHAFGHLDYLKSVGDPATGESIGNTEKNLKAAVAGETYEFSEMYPGFAKTARTEGFAELAEWFETLARAEKSHAGRFGQGLKKISGKEPSEAI
- a CDS encoding LLM class flavin-dependent oxidoreductase, with protein sequence MKFGLLFELQVPKPWNARSDFEIFHQAADQAVLAEQMGFEYIWAVEHHFLEQFAHCAAPEVWLGHLSARTSAVRLGFGVILTERQINHPVRIAERVAVLDIMSNGRVDWRTGRASNPYQLEPFGVNLGETRQEWEEVIEIVPKMWTQNTFSHKGRFWDIHERNVVPKPIQKPHPPVWVAAQQPATFDLAGRKGIGALCFAVGVPGELEERIKSYKKAIETAPEQVGLVKNNHCATFTIAYCDESDQAARELAGPQAMWYLDTIEGIYGPVWKAKNLSEVPDSYKWHATNNTPGEQTMTKVGKDYNTFINNGSFAIGNPDNMIKTLEGYEAAGADQVILFMQAGRMSHDKLMRSLKLIGKYVLPHFQEKAKKKQAAKAAR
- a CDS encoding CoA transferase, whose amino-acid sequence is MSHVLDGIKVLDLASMWAGPAASMHLGDQGAEVIKIEPPEGDTSRRLFTHPKLGNESPSFLVVNRNKRGMALDLGKAEGRAVAKRLASQTDVLIHNYRPGVAKRLGLDYEELSRENKRLIYVELTAYGKEGPHAKRAGYDLLIQAQSGMLHRRLPDGTPLSSGVWVADCSTPMLIAYGVVLALIERSRTGKGQKVETSLLQAAIAMQMVDLVKPEAEEGVQRAPMTQSVFGMYRCQDGQWIIPVALSEKEWVKLCKALDLEHLTKDPAFASAQLRADNNQQLLEILIETFASKPRDEWLKRLEEHDVPCAPVVEREQVPTQPQVVANGMMTEISHPTAGRTLMMSPAVRLSRNPPSIRRHSPMQGQHTEEVLREAGYTAKAIEELRRKGALGKV